A part of Crassostrea angulata isolate pt1a10 chromosome 5, ASM2561291v2, whole genome shotgun sequence genomic DNA contains:
- the LOC128182817 gene encoding uncharacterized protein LOC128182817 produces MVKHCCWGTCRSDSRYAEGEHMEGVSWFPFPKPITQLEKCQRWVKLCGRKNFTVANVNKSTYICSKHFLSGRPTEEHPDPIPAAGTSLDILRAQKRKRRVLVRVNSGNVLGPEEKKIKNDAFCLDVGANMEIAAEEAEETVVTCTSAHDEDVECVPVIKEILNDFYKINFHTKSRKI; encoded by the exons ATGGTTAAACACTGTTGTTGGGGGACTTGCAGAAGCGATTCCCGTTACGCCGAGGGTGAGCATATGGAGGGGGTTTCATGGTTTCCGTTTCCAAAACCCATAACGCAGTTAGAAAAATGTCAGAGATGGGTTAAACTTTGCGGTAGGAAAAATTTTACCGTTGCTAATGTAAACAAGTCCACATACATTTGTTCGAAACATTTCCTGTCTGGAAGACCTACTGAAGAGCACCCAGACCCGATACCTGCTGCGGGGACATCCTTGGACATACTGAGGGCACAGAAACGAAAACGAAGGGTGCTTGTGAGAGTAAATAGTGGAAATGTCTTGGGTCCAGaggaaaagaaaataaagaatg atGCATTTTGCTTGGATGTGGGGGCAAACATGGAAATTGCTGCTGAGGAAGCTGAAGAAACTGTTGTCACCTGCACCAGTGCACATGATGAGGATGTTGAATGTGTGCCTGTAATAAAGGAAATTCTTAATGACTTctacaaaattaattttcacacaaaatcaagaaaaatttaA